In one Flavobacteriales bacterium genomic region, the following are encoded:
- the ccoS gene encoding cbb3-type cytochrome oxidase assembly protein CcoS, producing MSVIFLLIAASTVVALVFLGLFVRAVRSGQFDDDRSPAVRMLNDHAPAPRAAEAPSTNETTDR from the coding sequence ATGAGCGTCATCTTCCTCCTTATCGCTGCGAGCACGGTAGTGGCCCTGGTTTTCCTTGGCCTCTTCGTCCGTGCGGTGCGGAGCGGCCAGTTCGATGATGACCGCTCACCGGCCGTGCGCATGCTGAACGACCATGCCCCGGCACCGCGCGCCGCCGAGGCTCCCTCCACCAACGAAACCACCGACCGATGA